Proteins encoded in a region of the Haloarcula sp. CBA1129 genome:
- a CDS encoding phosphatase PAP2 family protein produces the protein MIRTVGVTEVLSALPGAVVVLFALITQLGDFWFTFLACGLLYWLGPWTPRLGRNLTRDRTAMVVALLAVGVALIVSLKGLLGLPRPPGAGTATHADLLPVALRGIYESMATGEGYGFPSGHATLSLLVWGGFAWALRVGTRRGRVAVAGTVIGLIGLSRLVIGVHYLVDILAGFAVAGACLALALGVLETPERVFGLAAAVAVAGLVVAGVSRNTAGTLGIAVGGAVVWALLGDRIPEPTRRGVVGTAVLGVLTVGTFLGVTFGLHPTPAVVVLLAALGTGLLLALPLAGEYLAKNTETKAA, from the coding sequence GTGATACGGACTGTCGGCGTGACGGAGGTGCTGTCGGCGCTGCCCGGCGCAGTCGTCGTACTGTTCGCGCTGATCACCCAACTGGGTGATTTCTGGTTCACCTTCCTAGCCTGTGGCCTGCTGTACTGGCTCGGCCCGTGGACGCCGAGGCTCGGCCGCAACCTCACTCGCGACCGGACAGCGATGGTGGTGGCGCTGCTCGCCGTCGGCGTTGCCCTCATCGTCTCGCTGAAAGGCCTGCTCGGACTGCCACGCCCACCCGGAGCGGGGACGGCCACCCACGCTGACCTGCTTCCGGTAGCGCTGCGAGGCATCTACGAGTCGATGGCGACTGGCGAGGGGTACGGGTTCCCCAGCGGTCACGCCACGCTCTCTCTGCTCGTCTGGGGTGGGTTCGCGTGGGCGCTCCGGGTCGGGACACGGCGCGGCCGTGTCGCCGTTGCCGGGACGGTCATCGGCCTCATCGGACTCTCCCGGCTGGTGATAGGCGTCCACTACCTCGTTGATATCCTCGCTGGCTTCGCCGTCGCCGGCGCGTGTCTGGCGCTCGCGCTTGGTGTGCTCGAAACGCCCGAGCGAGTGTTCGGACTCGCCGCCGCTGTCGCTGTGGCCGGGCTGGTCGTCGCCGGCGTCTCCCGCAACACGGCGGGTACGCTGGGTATCGCAGTCGGTGGGGCCGTGGTCTGGGCGCTGCTCGGCGACAGGATTCCGGAGCCAACGCGCCGTGGTGTCGTGGGTACGGCAGTCCTCGGCGTCCTGACAGTCGGGACGTTCCTCGGGGTGACGTTCGGTCTACATCCGACGCCAGCCGTTGTAGTACTACTCGCCGCGCTCGGCACTGGCCTGCTGCTGGCGCTACCGCTGGCCGGTGAGTACCTCGCGAAAAATACGGAGACGAAAGCCGCTTAG
- a CDS encoding MATE family efflux transporter, which translates to MSVRQRLGRLGARLGNLFKGQDELDLTSGDIGKPLLFLSFPIVITNLLQVAYNLADTFWLGQYSTTALAAISFAFPMIFLLISLGMGLSVAGSVLVAQHTGAEEHREAEYAASQTVTFALLASVLLGATGYFFVEDFLSLLGASSEVLPGATGYLQVVSLGLTAMFGFFVFISLMRGAGDTITPMLVMFGTVVLNIVIDPFLIFGWWVFPEMGVVGAAVATIFSRAVALVVGIGILLSGRRGVRIHLSDMAPDLEYLRKLLRLGIPASVEGTGRAVSVNAMLFIVGTFSVTVVAAFGVGIRVFSLVFMPAIAMDRGVETMTGQNLGAERPDRAATANHFAAKVSFAILTVLGVITIFAAPAVVSVFSDDPEVVRIGAEFLQWVAPTFGFIGVVRAYSGGFRGAGKTLTAAALAVTMLGIIRLPVAWVASRPVAVPAWLGPRVVDLFAHSLAEQGIWLAFAVSNVLAAGLAAAWFLRGTWREADARAGSEPAVADD; encoded by the coding sequence GTGAGCGTCCGGCAAAGACTGGGCCGTCTGGGTGCACGGCTCGGGAACCTGTTCAAGGGGCAAGACGAACTTGACCTGACCAGCGGCGACATCGGCAAGCCGCTACTGTTTCTCTCTTTTCCCATCGTCATCACGAACCTGCTACAGGTGGCATACAACCTCGCGGACACGTTCTGGCTGGGACAGTACTCCACGACGGCGCTTGCGGCGATTTCCTTTGCCTTCCCGATGATCTTCCTGCTCATCTCGCTCGGCATGGGGCTGTCGGTAGCGGGGAGCGTACTGGTCGCCCAACACACCGGGGCCGAGGAGCACCGCGAGGCCGAGTACGCCGCCTCACAGACCGTGACGTTTGCGCTGCTGGCCTCCGTGTTGCTCGGCGCGACCGGCTACTTCTTCGTCGAGGACTTCCTGTCGCTTCTGGGCGCGTCCAGCGAAGTACTCCCGGGCGCGACGGGCTATCTGCAGGTCGTCTCGCTCGGGCTGACAGCGATGTTCGGCTTCTTCGTGTTCATCTCGCTGATGCGCGGGGCCGGCGACACCATCACGCCGATGCTGGTGATGTTCGGGACCGTCGTGCTGAACATCGTCATCGACCCGTTCCTCATCTTCGGCTGGTGGGTGTTCCCCGAGATGGGTGTCGTCGGCGCGGCCGTCGCAACCATCTTCTCGCGTGCCGTAGCGCTGGTCGTCGGCATCGGAATCCTGCTGTCGGGCAGGCGCGGCGTGCGGATTCACCTCAGCGATATGGCACCCGACTTAGAGTACCTCCGGAAGCTGCTCAGACTGGGTATCCCGGCCTCCGTTGAAGGCACCGGGCGCGCCGTGTCGGTCAACGCCATGCTGTTCATCGTCGGGACGTTCTCCGTTACTGTGGTCGCGGCCTTCGGCGTCGGTATCCGCGTGTTCTCGCTGGTGTTCATGCCCGCTATCGCAATGGACCGCGGCGTCGAGACGATGACCGGCCAGAACCTCGGTGCCGAGCGACCGGACCGCGCGGCGACGGCCAACCACTTCGCCGCGAAGGTGTCGTTCGCTATCCTCACCGTCCTCGGCGTAATCACGATCTTCGCCGCGCCAGCCGTCGTCAGCGTGTTCAGCGACGACCCAGAGGTCGTCCGCATCGGGGCCGAATTCCTCCAGTGGGTCGCCCCGACCTTCGGCTTCATCGGCGTCGTCCGAGCCTACTCCGGCGGGTTCCGCGGGGCTGGCAAGACACTCACCGCGGCTGCGCTGGCGGTCACCATGCTGGGAATTATTCGTCTACCGGTTGCTTGGGTCGCCTCCCGCCCGGTCGCGGTCCCGGCGTGGCTCGGCCCGCGAGTCGTCGACCTCTTCGCGCACTCGCTGGCCGAACAGGGCATCTGGCTGGCTTTTGCCGTCTCGAACGTCCTCGCGGCCGGCCTCGCCGCTGCTTGGTTCCTCCGCGGGACGTGGCGCGAGGCCGACGCACGGGCCGGCAGCGAACCGGCCGTCGCCGACGATTGA
- a CDS encoding MATE family efflux transporter, whose translation MPSTYNPVRGVLLFIGGLLARFDLVERERIRRATDLSWPRIVTGLARMSKSTVDVAMVGLALGPTAIAGVGFAAPFWELVFALGGGVAGGTIGMVSQRYGADAEAELAVTVTTSAAVALGLTLPLLAAYWVLPGLLVDLVGTGSEAVDYGVQYLRVIALGVPFAALNLIASRTLVGADDAWTPMLLRAGGAVVNIALNAVFIFGFGLGVVGAALGTVVANVLVTAGFAVGLARGGLPVIGAFPVRIPLSRPFLDRGLGRDLAETGAPLVGANLARTGAQFPRLFIVGLFGPGVVSAYVVALRVRALLDTPNWGLSLASSSLVGQALGEGNEAEATVWAQTVLRLSIGVYIVVAATLLPFSRGLARLFVSDPTVLPLVTVFVAVACASVVFRGVDGGSTGPLRASGDTRWPLYSQLAGMYLFALPLAYLGYVTPLGELALYASLVVETAVPAAVTYYRFRSGTWRVVSRSYRPDAALDD comes from the coding sequence GTGCCCTCCACGTACAATCCGGTCCGTGGCGTCCTGCTGTTCATCGGCGGCTTACTTGCACGGTTTGACCTCGTCGAGCGCGAGCGAATCCGCCGAGCGACGGACCTCTCTTGGCCCCGCATCGTCACCGGGCTTGCCCGGATGTCGAAGTCGACGGTCGACGTGGCGATGGTCGGGCTCGCGCTCGGACCGACAGCTATCGCCGGCGTCGGCTTCGCCGCGCCGTTCTGGGAACTGGTGTTCGCGCTGGGTGGCGGCGTCGCCGGGGGGACAATCGGGATGGTGTCCCAGCGCTACGGCGCCGACGCCGAGGCGGAGCTGGCGGTGACTGTCACGACCAGCGCCGCCGTCGCTCTGGGGCTGACGCTCCCGCTACTGGCGGCGTACTGGGTCCTCCCGGGTCTGCTCGTCGATCTCGTCGGGACGGGGTCCGAGGCCGTCGATTACGGAGTCCAATATTTGCGCGTCATTGCCCTCGGTGTCCCCTTTGCCGCACTGAACCTCATCGCGAGCCGAACGCTCGTCGGGGCCGACGACGCTTGGACCCCGATGCTGTTGCGGGCCGGCGGCGCGGTCGTCAACATCGCGTTGAACGCCGTGTTCATCTTCGGATTCGGTCTCGGCGTCGTCGGTGCGGCGCTGGGGACGGTCGTCGCGAACGTGCTCGTCACGGCCGGGTTCGCGGTCGGACTGGCCCGCGGTGGCCTGCCGGTAATCGGTGCGTTTCCGGTCCGGATTCCGTTATCGCGGCCGTTCCTCGACCGGGGATTGGGACGAGACCTCGCAGAGACCGGGGCACCGCTGGTGGGAGCCAACCTTGCACGGACCGGGGCGCAGTTCCCCCGGCTGTTCATCGTCGGGCTGTTCGGGCCGGGGGTGGTGTCGGCCTACGTCGTGGCGCTGCGGGTCCGGGCGCTGCTTGATACGCCGAACTGGGGACTGAGCCTCGCGTCGAGCAGCCTCGTCGGACAGGCGCTCGGTGAGGGCAACGAGGCCGAGGCGACCGTCTGGGCGCAGACGGTCCTCCGGCTGAGTATCGGCGTGTACATCGTCGTCGCGGCGACGTTACTCCCGTTCTCGCGTGGCCTCGCCCGCTTGTTCGTTTCGGACCCCACAGTACTCCCGCTGGTGACGGTGTTCGTCGCCGTCGCATGTGCCAGCGTCGTGTTCAGGGGCGTCGACGGCGGTTCGACCGGGCCGCTCCGTGCCAGCGGTGACACGCGCTGGCCGCTGTACTCCCAGTTGGCCGGGATGTACCTGTTCGCTCTCCCGCTGGCGTATCTCGGCTACGTTACACCACTCGGCGAACTCGCGCTGTACGCCTCGCTGGTGGTCGAAACCGCGGTTCCCGCCGCAGTGACCTACTATCGCTTTCGGTCGGGAACGTGGCGAGTCGTCAGTCGGTCCTACCGACCCGACGCGGCGCTGGACGATTGA
- a CDS encoding tRNA (guanine(26)-N(2))-dimethyltransferase — translation MRVSEGRVTVTVPEQPDAGKGADVFFNPVQELNRDITVAALRAYRERTPRVSTYLDATAASGIRGVRAAANDWETTLCDIDDDATALCEQNLERNDLAASVRRSDANVLMHSEAFDVVDVDPFGTPIPFADAAVQGTKHLLCVTATDTAPLCGAHFESGVRSYGAVPRNTEFHAEMGMRVLLSAMVRTAARYDIAARPILSHATKHYARTYLEFDHGAKVANDCIDELGYVHHCQHCLWRDHDYGLIADPPEDCPVCDEHLQTAGPIWLGRTCDPAFVDAVTEHLTEEMGTAEKATELLATLKAEIDTPTHYDQHRLCKRWGRGAEAMDEFIEKLSDAGYEASRTHYGGTTFKTDADVVEIRDATAE, via the coding sequence ATGCGCGTCAGTGAGGGCCGAGTGACGGTCACGGTGCCGGAACAGCCTGACGCGGGGAAGGGCGCGGACGTGTTCTTCAACCCCGTTCAGGAACTGAACCGCGACATCACCGTGGCGGCGCTGCGGGCCTACCGAGAACGAACCCCACGCGTGTCGACGTATCTGGACGCCACCGCCGCAAGCGGCATCCGTGGCGTCCGTGCGGCGGCCAACGACTGGGAGACGACGCTGTGTGACATCGACGACGACGCGACGGCGCTGTGTGAGCAGAACCTCGAACGGAACGACCTCGCCGCCTCGGTCCGGCGGTCGGACGCGAACGTGCTCATGCACTCGGAGGCGTTCGACGTGGTCGACGTGGACCCCTTCGGCACGCCGATTCCCTTCGCCGATGCCGCGGTTCAGGGGACCAAACACCTCCTCTGTGTGACGGCCACCGACACCGCACCGCTGTGTGGCGCACACTTCGAGAGCGGCGTCCGCTCATACGGTGCGGTGCCGCGAAACACCGAGTTCCACGCCGAGATGGGGATGCGCGTCCTCCTGTCGGCGATGGTCCGCACCGCAGCCCGCTACGACATCGCCGCTCGGCCGATTCTCAGCCACGCGACGAAACACTACGCCCGGACGTACCTCGAATTCGACCACGGTGCGAAGGTCGCCAACGACTGCATCGACGAACTGGGCTACGTCCACCACTGCCAGCACTGCCTCTGGCGCGACCACGACTACGGCCTCATCGCCGACCCGCCCGAGGACTGTCCGGTCTGTGACGAACACCTCCAGACGGCCGGCCCCATCTGGCTGGGCCGGACCTGCGACCCCGCGTTCGTCGACGCCGTCACCGAGCACTTGACCGAGGAGATGGGAACTGCCGAGAAGGCAACAGAGTTGCTGGCGACGCTCAAGGCGGAAATCGACACGCCGACCCACTACGACCAGCACCGCCTCTGCAAGCGCTGGGGTCGCGGTGCGGAAGCCATGGACGAGTTCATCGAGAAACTCAGCGACGCCGGCTACGAGGCCTCGCGAACGCATTACGGCGGGACGACGTTCAAGACGGACGCCGACGTGGTGGAAATCCGCGACGCGACGGCAGAGTAG
- a CDS encoding YihY/virulence factor BrkB family protein, with product MDRTRAVSVGRDVVRTVREEEVSFLAAGIAYYMFVSLLPLLLLTLVVGTLAGGEAFAERIVTAAGDVLSPTASTLLEDALTSGAGRGGATVLGIGVTLWSALKVFRGLDTAFSRVYGTDGPDSIIGELVDGLAALGGIGVALVGLGVVGALGTVLGVQVALGGLALVPVLAVAFLPLYYLFPDEEMTIRAAVPGAVFAGVGWTLLGTGFNVYAAQADSYQVYGVIGAVLLLVTWFYFAGQVLLVGAAVNAALADRQLQQVSRRRSGKAMSEDADETDTPPPAGADTPGPTTNDLTDEELRELREEFESFREDIEGRTLHRDEVRSDLKQYVRRRMRRGHARQWGPYIVLLYGTIMTLGAFYYLEGIWAVLAMLVVWLSTLGLYAIMIAVGVTLTATGLPGRLVDRVRDWRQ from the coding sequence GTGGACCGCACACGCGCTGTCTCCGTCGGTCGGGATGTCGTCCGCACGGTACGTGAGGAAGAGGTCTCCTTTCTCGCAGCCGGCATCGCCTACTACATGTTCGTCTCGCTCCTACCGCTGTTGTTGCTGACGCTGGTCGTCGGCACGCTGGCGGGCGGAGAGGCCTTTGCCGAGCGTATCGTGACGGCAGCGGGAGACGTGCTCTCACCGACAGCGTCGACACTGCTCGAAGACGCGCTGACAAGCGGGGCCGGCCGCGGTGGGGCGACGGTACTCGGTATCGGTGTCACACTGTGGAGCGCGCTCAAGGTGTTCCGCGGGCTGGATACGGCCTTCAGTCGCGTCTACGGGACGGATGGCCCCGACTCGATTATCGGGGAGCTCGTCGACGGGCTGGCCGCGCTGGGCGGCATCGGCGTCGCGCTGGTCGGCCTCGGTGTCGTCGGCGCGCTCGGAACGGTGCTCGGCGTACAGGTCGCACTCGGTGGCCTCGCGCTCGTTCCCGTGCTGGCAGTCGCCTTCCTCCCGCTGTACTATCTGTTCCCCGACGAGGAAATGACTATCCGGGCGGCCGTCCCCGGCGCGGTGTTCGCTGGTGTCGGGTGGACCCTGCTCGGGACGGGGTTCAACGTCTACGCGGCGCAGGCCGACTCCTATCAGGTGTACGGGGTCATCGGCGCGGTGCTCCTGCTGGTGACGTGGTTCTACTTCGCCGGACAGGTGCTCCTCGTGGGCGCAGCGGTCAACGCGGCGCTCGCGGACCGGCAACTACAACAGGTATCGCGCCGACGGTCCGGCAAAGCGATGAGTGAGGACGCTGACGAGACCGACACGCCGCCGCCAGCCGGCGCTGACACGCCCGGACCGACGACTAACGACCTGACAGACGAGGAGCTCAGGGAACTCCGCGAGGAGTTCGAGTCGTTCCGCGAGGACATCGAGGGGCGGACGCTCCACCGCGACGAGGTGCGGTCGGACCTCAAGCAGTACGTCCGTCGCCGGATGCGCCGCGGACACGCCCGACAGTGGGGCCCCTACATCGTCCTACTGTACGGCACGATAATGACCCTCGGTGCGTTCTACTATCTGGAGGGCATCTGGGCCGTCTTGGCGATGCTTGTCGTCTGGCTGTCGACGCTCGGCCTCTACGCGATTATGATAGCCGTCGGCGTGACCCTGACTGCGACCGGCCTCCCCGGACGACTCGTCGACCGCGTGCGTGACTGGCGACAGTGA
- a CDS encoding TetR/AcrR family transcriptional regulator, with amino-acid sequence MNDGDTADDIMDATYRALCTHGYADLTMQDIADEADKSKAALHYHYDSKHDLLCAFLEYLYDGFIDRIEDPDGEDPHERLLSLIDSVLDKPDDGSEEFGTAILEIRAHAPYEPGFRERLIKFDDYLADELEAVLEDGIADGTFKSDLDAEETARFIVTVLTGAATERVTTGRPVECTRRMLTEYVKTHLLDGQQEVTA; translated from the coding sequence ATGAACGACGGCGACACGGCCGACGATATTATGGATGCGACCTACCGTGCGCTGTGTACGCACGGCTATGCAGATCTGACGATGCAGGACATCGCTGACGAGGCGGACAAGAGCAAGGCCGCCCTCCACTACCACTACGACAGCAAGCACGACCTCCTCTGTGCGTTCCTCGAATACCTCTATGACGGGTTCATCGACCGGATCGAAGACCCCGACGGTGAGGACCCACACGAACGCCTGCTGTCGCTCATCGATTCCGTACTCGACAAGCCGGACGATGGGAGCGAAGAGTTCGGGACAGCGATTCTCGAAATCCGTGCACACGCGCCCTACGAACCCGGCTTTCGTGAGCGGCTCATCAAATTCGACGACTACCTCGCGGACGAACTCGAAGCGGTCCTCGAGGACGGTATCGCTGACGGGACGTTCAAATCCGACCTCGACGCCGAGGAGACTGCCCGGTTCATCGTCACCGTGCTGACCGGGGCCGCGACCGAGCGTGTCACGACCGGTCGCCCGGTCGAGTGTACCAGACGGATGCTCACCGAGTACGTCAAGACGCATCTCTTGGACGGCCAGCAGGAGGTCACAGCGTGA
- a CDS encoding histidine kinase N-terminal 7TM domain-containing protein, which produces MDLPWLALGSFVSGLGSLYLLAQLRTHWDKPGARWFVATIVTQTVWCFSYGAALLVFDPALRLALEMASWLGIIWIGFCFLSFALGYTGRTNVLESSWYRGVAVLPIAGTVLVVTNPLHTVVWEGFRVVPAAGSAGADYAVLPMGLLTIIVAMLFVSFGTLLVFDTVVSYGPLYRSEALAVGLSPIPPGAGVLLWAGGIGPIPAVNLTTLLFLPHVALDLYAFVRSDMFEFHPATRRAGERAAIHDIATPVAIVDEQGRVVNLNPAAEGMLAVDKHEALTKPLNGFLAGDTIETDGGGSRASIEAGGRHREFKIRQTALRDEAGTQLGYTVVFQDITDEIRRERRLEVLNRFLRHNVRNESVVIQARAELLAGELDGDHAEYAATIEQSVSRLIDSGEKARTLAEAGADDAALDSIVLADLVTEVIETASDEYSGSVTVEIPHDLRLTTQPALLEVLLANLVENALQHVPDAVVTVGATVEGNDVVLTVSDNGPGIPEHELGVLDRGRETDLNHGSGIGLWLIRWTATTLEGDLAFDTSDGTTVTVRLPKERTAAEAA; this is translated from the coding sequence ATGGACCTCCCGTGGCTGGCGCTGGGCTCGTTTGTCTCGGGGCTCGGGTCGCTGTATCTGCTGGCACAGCTCCGGACGCACTGGGACAAGCCCGGGGCGCGATGGTTCGTCGCAACCATCGTCACGCAGACAGTCTGGTGTTTCAGCTACGGCGCGGCGCTGCTGGTGTTCGACCCGGCACTTCGCCTCGCTCTGGAGATGGCGTCTTGGCTGGGCATTATCTGGATCGGCTTCTGTTTCCTCTCCTTTGCGCTTGGATACACCGGCCGGACGAACGTCCTCGAAAGCAGTTGGTACCGGGGCGTAGCGGTCCTCCCGATCGCCGGAACGGTGCTCGTCGTCACGAACCCGCTTCACACCGTGGTCTGGGAGGGGTTCCGGGTCGTGCCGGCCGCCGGCAGCGCCGGTGCCGACTACGCCGTCTTGCCGATGGGGCTGCTCACGATTATCGTCGCGATGCTGTTCGTCAGTTTCGGGACGCTGTTGGTGTTCGATACGGTCGTCAGCTACGGGCCGCTGTACCGGAGTGAGGCGCTGGCGGTCGGCCTGAGTCCGATACCGCCCGGGGCCGGGGTGTTGCTGTGGGCCGGCGGCATCGGGCCGATTCCGGCGGTCAATCTGACGACGCTCCTGTTCCTGCCCCACGTCGCACTGGACCTGTACGCGTTCGTCCGCAGCGACATGTTCGAATTCCACCCGGCGACCCGGCGGGCCGGGGAACGAGCGGCCATCCACGACATCGCCACGCCGGTCGCTATCGTCGACGAACAGGGGCGGGTCGTGAATCTCAACCCCGCCGCGGAGGGGATGCTCGCCGTCGACAAGCACGAGGCACTGACGAAGCCGCTAAACGGCTTTCTGGCGGGCGATACTATCGAAACCGACGGCGGGGGTTCTCGGGCATCCATCGAGGCCGGTGGTCGACACCGTGAGTTCAAGATCCGGCAGACGGCGCTCCGGGACGAAGCGGGCACGCAGCTGGGGTACACGGTCGTCTTTCAGGACATCACCGACGAAATCCGTCGGGAACGCCGCCTCGAAGTGCTCAACCGGTTTCTCAGACACAACGTTCGCAACGAGAGCGTCGTCATCCAAGCCCGGGCGGAACTGCTGGCGGGGGAACTCGACGGAGACCACGCCGAGTACGCGGCGACCATCGAGCAGTCGGTTAGTCGGCTGATCGACTCCGGCGAAAAGGCCCGGACCCTCGCCGAAGCGGGTGCCGACGACGCAGCCCTCGACTCCATTGTGCTGGCCGACCTCGTCACCGAAGTCATAGAGACCGCCAGCGACGAGTACAGCGGTTCAGTCACGGTCGAGATACCCCACGACCTCCGGCTGACGACCCAGCCTGCCTTGCTGGAGGTCCTCCTCGCCAATCTCGTCGAAAACGCCCTTCAGCACGTCCCGGACGCTGTCGTTACCGTCGGGGCCACGGTTGAGGGCAATGACGTCGTGCTGACCGTCAGCGACAACGGCCCCGGAATTCCTGAACACGAACTCGGCGTGCTGGATCGGGGCCGCGAGACGGACCTGAACCACGGCAGCGGCATCGGCCTCTGGCTCATCCGGTGGACGGCCACGACGCTTGAGGGCGACCTTGCGTTCGACACGAGCGACGGGACGACGGTGACCGTTCGACTCCCCAAGGAGCGAACGGCCGCCGAAGCGGCCTAG
- the lrp gene encoding HTH-type transcriptional regulator Lrp: protein MTYENLDRELVNALLGDGRASLRSLGEDLDVSVTTVSNHLSDLEDEGIINGYTPKVDYDKLGYDVTAIIQLKVEGSSLPAVTEDLKEHKQMISVYEVTGDYDIIAVGKFTDTDGMNSQIKELLTDPDIRESNTSVVLNAASEHEQFDLDMRE, encoded by the coding sequence ATGACGTACGAAAATCTCGACCGTGAGCTAGTGAATGCCCTTCTCGGGGATGGCCGCGCAAGCCTCCGAAGTCTCGGAGAAGACCTCGACGTGTCGGTAACGACCGTCTCAAACCACCTTTCCGATCTCGAGGATGAGGGGATCATCAACGGGTACACCCCCAAGGTCGATTACGACAAGCTCGGCTACGACGTGACGGCCATCATCCAGCTCAAGGTAGAAGGGTCGTCGCTCCCGGCCGTCACCGAGGATCTCAAAGAGCACAAGCAGATGATCTCTGTGTACGAGGTCACCGGCGACTACGACATCATCGCGGTCGGGAAATTCACCGATACCGACGGTATGAACTCCCAGATCAAGGAACTCCTCACCGACCCGGACATCAGGGAGTCGAACACCTCCGTCGTGCTCAACGCCGCAAGCGAACACGAGCAGTTCGACCTCGACATGAGAGAGTAG
- the glnA gene encoding type I glutamate--ammonia ligase: protein MTSELSEAAEEVLDEIEEKNVDFLRLQFTDILGTIKNVSITADQAEKAFTEGIYFDGSSINGFVRIQESDMRLDPDPSTFSVLPWRENVEGGSSARLICDVIDTSTGEPFSGDPRGVLKRAIKRAEDMGYTVNAAPEPEFFLFEEDEDGRATTKTNDAGGYFDLAPKDLASDVRRDIIYGLEDMGFDIEASHHEVAQGQHEINFTYDDALTTADNVATFRSVVRAIAAEHDLHATFMPKPIPKINGSGMHTHISLFTEDGENAFHDDDDEFNLSDTAKSFTAGILEHAPAITAVTNPTVNSYKRLVPGYEAPVYVAWSDRNRSALIRKPAARTPAASRIEARFPDPSCNPYLAFAALIHAGLDGVERDLECEDPVRENIYDFDEEKREEYGITTLPENLGEAVDELEKDEVISDALGEHVFENFIEAKRQEHKEYLVDVSDWELDRYLETF from the coding sequence ATGACAAGCGAACTTTCAGAGGCGGCGGAGGAGGTACTCGACGAAATCGAAGAGAAGAACGTCGACTTCCTTCGACTCCAGTTTACCGACATCCTCGGCACGATCAAGAACGTCTCGATTACAGCCGATCAGGCAGAGAAAGCGTTCACAGAAGGGATTTACTTCGACGGCTCCTCGATCAACGGCTTCGTTCGGATTCAGGAGTCCGACATGCGTCTGGACCCGGACCCATCGACGTTCTCCGTGCTTCCGTGGAGGGAAAACGTCGAAGGTGGTTCCAGTGCCCGTCTCATCTGTGATGTCATCGACACCTCGACCGGCGAGCCGTTCTCCGGCGACCCGCGTGGCGTCCTGAAGCGTGCCATCAAGCGCGCCGAGGACATGGGCTATACGGTCAACGCCGCCCCCGAGCCCGAGTTCTTCCTCTTCGAGGAAGACGAAGACGGCCGTGCGACGACCAAGACCAACGACGCCGGCGGCTACTTCGACCTCGCGCCGAAGGACCTCGCCTCCGACGTGCGCCGTGACATCATCTACGGCCTCGAAGACATGGGCTTCGACATCGAAGCCTCTCACCACGAGGTCGCACAGGGCCAGCACGAGATCAACTTCACCTACGACGACGCCCTGACAACGGCCGACAACGTCGCCACCTTCCGGTCCGTCGTTCGCGCCATCGCGGCCGAGCACGACCTGCACGCGACGTTCATGCCGAAGCCGATCCCGAAGATCAACGGCTCCGGGATGCACACGCACATCTCGCTGTTCACCGAGGACGGCGAGAACGCGTTCCACGACGACGACGACGAGTTCAACCTCTCCGATACGGCCAAGAGCTTCACCGCCGGTATCCTCGAACACGCACCGGCCATCACCGCGGTCACCAACCCGACCGTGAACTCCTACAAGCGGCTGGTCCCGGGCTACGAGGCCCCTGTCTACGTCGCCTGGTCCGACCGCAACCGCTCGGCGCTCATCCGCAAGCCGGCCGCCCGCACACCGGCCGCAAGCCGTATCGAGGCCCGCTTCCCCGACCCGTCGTGTAACCCGTACCTCGCCTTCGCCGCGCTCATCCACGCCGGTCTCGATGGCGTCGAGCGCGACCTCGAGTGTGAGGATCCGGTCCGCGAGAACATCTACGACTTCGACGAGGAGAAACGCGAGGAGTACGGCATCACCACGCTGCCGGAGAACCTCGGCGAAGCCGTCGACGAACTCGAAAAGGACGAGGTCATCAGCGACGCCCTCGGCGAGCACGTCTTCGAGAACTTCATCGAGGCCAAGCGTCAGGAACACAAGGAGTATCTGGTCGACGTCTCCGACTGGGAACTCGACCGCTACCTCGAGACGTTCTAA